In Thermovirga sp., a single genomic region encodes these proteins:
- a CDS encoding branched-chain amino acid ABC transporter permease has product MASFIDALTYSALLGLMGFGLTLIRRTTGVWNVAHGEVVTIGSYVALTATSFLAHSPYFHLPVAFIVCSAVSGIIFLVGVEPIRAKGASSILLLVVTIAISLILIAVINIYADYLQNIFHLSSKNFLFARFDFTLWGQMGILWAAWAALAVLTVSYYLMLQHTRLGLALRALAEQPTLAVVMGADAKSLSFLAWCLAGGAAGLAGCLFPMRFQCHPGIGTSMIATMFAVSIFGGIEKMYGPLLAGLVLGFAQIYGIDLLSSLVGPGVIPFKDLIPMIVLLLTLQFLPEGLSGFVGRRRG; this is encoded by the coding sequence ATGGCTTCATTTATTGACGCTTTGACCTATTCCGCTTTGCTCGGACTGATGGGCTTCGGCCTCACCCTGATTCGCAGAACAACAGGGGTTTGGAACGTGGCCCACGGAGAGGTCGTCACCATTGGTTCCTACGTGGCTTTAACGGCCACGTCTTTCCTGGCGCATAGCCCTTATTTCCATCTTCCTGTGGCATTCATCGTCTGCTCCGCGGTCAGCGGGATCATATTCCTGGTGGGCGTCGAGCCGATACGGGCAAAGGGCGCTTCCTCGATACTCCTGCTGGTCGTCACCATCGCGATAAGCCTGATACTTATAGCTGTGATAAACATCTATGCTGACTACCTCCAGAACATTTTTCACCTTTCCTCCAAGAACTTCCTTTTCGCAAGGTTCGATTTCACCCTTTGGGGACAGATGGGGATCCTCTGGGCGGCTTGGGCCGCACTGGCCGTGTTGACCGTCAGTTATTACCTGATGCTTCAGCATACCCGGCTCGGATTGGCTTTGAGGGCCTTGGCGGAGCAACCCACCCTGGCCGTGGTGATGGGCGCCGACGCAAAGTCCCTTTCATTCCTCGCCTGGTGCCTGGCTGGCGGTGCCGCCGGACTTGCGGGCTGTCTTTTCCCCATGAGATTCCAGTGTCATCCCGGCATAGGGACGAGCATGATAGCGACCATGTTCGCCGTAAGCATTTTCGGCGGTATAGAGAAAATGTACGGACCACTCCTGGCGGGCCTGGTATTGGGATTTGCCCAAATCTACGGCATAGACCTTTTATCCTCCCTGGTCGGGCCGGGGGTGATACCCTTCAAGGACCTTATACCGATGATCGTGCTCCTGCTCACCCTCCAGTTCCTGCCGGAGGGTTTGA